The following nucleotide sequence is from Aspergillus luchuensis IFO 4308 DNA, chromosome 1, nearly complete sequence.
GTATCCAGCTTAACACCAAGAAATGTGGGTGGGGCAGCTTTGTCGCTCACGATGACTCTCCAATTCTATTCGTATCAAAAATAGGCTATCAGAGTATCGTCTGTAGTTGCTCATGGTTTTGGATACCCCTGGATGCTTCTTTAGGGAATCGATTTTGCTAGGCATAAAAGCCCTCAGTGACCGGAAGACCCATTCAGTAAATGCAATCAATAATCCGGATACCTACTAACCAACAATTACCCAGAATCGATTTGCACACGACATGGGGAAGAGCTCGCCTGGATCATGACATCGATAAGCTTTTTTCCACCGACGGTTGTGTTGCATCATTGCGGGCGGGCGACGTCACGGGAGTGCGGCTGATGCTCGAACGAACCAGTTGACCGAGGGAGACTAGGCTGAGTAGGACTAaaagtagtacgtagtagctTCTTCCCTCAGCTGGCACACTTACTCTCTCCAACTTGCACCAGAACCGCCGTTCGTTCCCTTCAAGGCCAAAACCCACCGCTGTCCCCGCCCAGCCTCCCTTCCCAAGTGGATATCCATCTGCTTCCACCGCTCAATTAGTTTCCCCgatattctttcttcgttccttctcctccttttccctttccctcctcatctACTATTGCTGTTGGCTGCTCCATTGCCGCACCGCCGTTCCACTCCCCGGTATCTCGGCCCTTTCTTACTACTAACCAACGACCCTCCCTACattcctgcttcttcatccgactTCCCGAGACAAGCGATCGCAATGGCCCCTGCTCCGCCCGCTAATCTGCCTCTGCCTGAGAGACTCAAGGCTCTGGCTCAAACACTGCAGTATGTGTCGCATGTCCCGGAACTGACGGCTGGTACTGACGAGGTCTCCCCTACTTAGATTTGCTTGGTTCGCTGGGTAGGTTATAGCTCCGTCCTATTTCGCACCGTCTGTTCTTTTTGGCGACGTTTCATCATACAACAAGACCACGGTCTTGGGCCTGGCCAGCAGGACTTGCCTACCGCACCATCCCTCACCACTTCTCGCTTCGAACGGTCGGACCGAGCATATTCGCTAACGCATCATAGGCATGTGACGCTTCTCCTTTCGGTTTTCCGCTATGTTTTGTCCTACATCACGttcaactactactcctcGTCGGCGCAGGTAGCCTACCGCCTTGCGTTTGTTTCCGCTGCCGCGACATACGGAATTGTGGTGTACAAGGGACACATTGCCCGTGGCCGTCTCCAGGGCAGTGTTCCCAACATTGCGCTGAAGCTGGCTGGTGATGAAAATGTTCAGTACCTCGGTAGGTGATGGCGATCAAATAGCGAAGACAATGATACTGATAAGCGTAACTAGGTATGGCTTTGGTCTGGCTCTACTCGCGCCAGATCCCGTTGGCCCTGCTTCCTTTCAGCGTCTACTCCATCTTCCATGTTGCGACTTACACTCGTGCCCACCTGATTCCCACCATTCAGGGTCCCGCCCCTGGTGCCCCGGCCTCTCCCGCTTCTCCTAGCGGTCCTAAGCCCGCCGCCAGACCTTCTCCCTTGGCCGATACCATTGGACGGTTCGTCAAGCAGTACTATGACGCCAGCATGCACCTAGTCGCACAGCTGGAGAtgtctctcctcttccgcttgGCCGTCGGCAtcctcaccttctccaagggTAGCTTTGtgctgttcttcttctacctgGCCTTCTTCCGCGCCAGATACTCCCAGAGCTCCTTTGTGCAGCAGGCGGTCCGCCACTTCATCGCGAGAGTCGATGCTTCGGTTTCCCACCAGAGCACCCCCCCGGCGGTTCGCCAGGGTTGGGAGTCCTTCAAGGCTGCCGTGGGCCAGGCCTACGAGGCTACGGATCTCAACCGTATGAGCTCCGGTGCTGCGAAGAAGCCCCAATAGAGGGCCGTCAGGATTGGTTCAGGACGTTCAGGATTACAACGGAATTGGTGAACTGCCCCGTGAATCTACGTGCATAAGATTTTTTGGGAGCCGTTTGTTCTGGACACCGATTATTGAGACTGATGTGCCAGTAATGAATCTCCATGGCCAGCGATGTCGCCCTGGCCGAGGAGCACGGCCCTTTGATGAACAATGAAGGTTGTGAATAGTGGAGGCGAGACGAAGCGAGATTTGGGAGTAGCATCCGGGATGGTACTTTTAATTGCTCAGGGGGAGAACGCGGAGGAAGGTTACGTGAAATGTCTCAGCaagttttttttctgtcCTTGAATACGTCTCATTGTTATATATTCCAATGCGACAGTATAGTGTTAGTGGCTGTCGTACTCTGCCTTCCCACTGGATTATGAGGGATTAGTAGGATCGGAAGTAGCCTATGGAGAGCGTCGGCGTCCGGCGGGTCCGATTAGACTTCCGATCGAGCGCGGAATTGTGATGCAGTGGCCACGGCTCAGTCAGCGCGTAAGCAACGCAGCGATAGGCGGATTGCCCGGCGGAAGCTTTAAGAGACAGATGCCTGAGGCTGCCATTCTAACTCGGACGGCGGAGAAAACAGGAAACCGACCGAAATTTTGGGGCCTCCCGGACGCTGGCGATGATGCCCGAAAGATCTTTTTTATCATCGAGAGGTGCGATGCTCCCAACTCCCCTCTCCCGACCAGTGTTGGCAACATAAATTCCCCCGGAATCCACCTTTTCTCCCGCCTTGCTCTACGCCCAGTTCCTCTCGACTGTCATCCCATTCTTGTCCGGGGTGGCGTCCTTCCGTTAAACCACAGTCGCTCGCCGCATCCCAACCCCCGTGGTCTGGTCCGCACCACGATCCGGTGGGTTGCGGTATCCTTGCAATGAGCTTGACCTCGCGCGTCTTGGGCCTGTTCACGACGACAGAGACACCGTCTACCgatcccccttctcctgcgTCGGCCTCTCAGTTCCCCAACGTTGCTCCCGCTACCAGCGACCATGTCTTTCATTCCGCCGGTCCGATAAGCGCATCCAGCGACCATAATGCTCAGAAGGCTACGTCCCTtgcggacgaggaggagcctCGGCCTCCCTATCTACATGTATGTTTGTTGGTCTCGTGGAGTTGCGACTGTTTGACAAGCTTTGTCTTGATTGCATACAACCTCAGCTGTATTCTGACCATTGTTGCTTGGATAGGCTATGCTGGCTGGAGGTACCGGTGGTACCTGCGGTGACATGCTCATGCATTCGTTAGATACAGTGAAGACTCGACAGCAAGGCGATCCCCACTTCCCTCCGAAATATACCTCTATGACCTCGTCGTATGCTACCATCTATCGACAAGAGGGTTTCTTCCGTGGTCTGTACGGTGGTGTGACGCCGGCGCTGTTTGGGTCTTTCCCTGGAACGGTCATCTTCTTTGGTGTCTACGAGTTCACCAAGCGGAAGATGATCGACTCTGGGATCAACCCCAATATTGCGTACCTGTCTGGAGGTAAGGGTGTTTGTTGCTTCGCCATGGGTGGGCGATACTAATTCGGTTGCCGCTAGGTTTCTTCGCCGATTTGGCTGCCTCCATTGTATACGTTCCCTCCGAGGTTTTGAAGACGcggctgcagctgcagggacGCTACAACAACCCGCATTTTAACTCGGGATACAACTACCGCTCGACCACCGATGCTCTACGCACGATTGTTCGCCAGGAGGGTTTCTCTGCCCTCTTCTACGGCTATCGGGCGACCATCTATCGTGACCTTCCCTTCTCGGCCCTGCAGTTCGCATTCTACGAGCAAGAACAACGGTTGGCGAAGGAATGGGTGGGCTCGCGAGACATTGGACTGCCTTTGGAAATTATGACTGCAGTTACGGCTGGTGGAATGGCAGGTGTGATGACTTGCCCGATGGACGTTGTCAAGACGCGGATCCAGACGCAGCAGAACCCGGAAAGCTTGAGCTCGACCAAGTCGGCGGGTGAACCTGCGTCGACGAAGGAGAGCCCGCGCCAGCATACGTCATCGCACACGACGTCCACCCTGCGCACCCACTCGCGACCCATCTCGACGTCTGGAGCATCGACGTCGGTCGCGCCGCCCGGGGCTCCCCGTCTGGATACCTCGTCTTTCTTCACTGGCTTGAAGATGATCTACCAGACCGAGGGCATTGCGGGGTGGTTCCGCGGAGTCGGACCCCGCGGAGTGTGGACCAGTATTCAAAGTGGAACAATGCTGGTCATGTACCAGTACCTTTTGAAGAAACTGGAAGCTTACCAGGGGGTGGATGATCTGAGCCCTTTGTGAGGGTAAGCTTTTAACTTGCATTGAAGATTTGACATCTGCGATCCGATAGTGAGATTACTATCGACGGGTGTCTGGGACACACGGTGGGGTGTCCGCTgtagataaaaagaaaagagcgCACCACAACCGGAGCATGAGCATGAGCATGAGCATTATAGACGGCTATGTTGGAAGGGGTGACCGGACGGGAGTGGTATGATTTTTACtttgttctttcttctttttctttcttttcggcTTCTTGTCTTCTAATTATTGGATTCCCATTCCCCTCCCGTCGTTTTCCCCGCATGTTGAGAGCTTGCATGATTGCATGAtcgggtggttgtggttcaGGGCGCGCATTTTGTTTATAGGAGGAAGGACATCATCTCATGTACGGATACTTTTACATTGATAGACATTAGACAAGGGCTGGTAATGAAGCATTGTATATTATTCttcaagagagagaagagagtttTGAGTAGAACCAGAGTTAATTCctagcaacaacaacaataacaaagcGATCGACAAAGAGAAACCCGCCAGTTGCCGAGGGgcgcgagaagagaaaaagtaaaCAAAAGCCGGATGCGGTCAGAGCAGCAGCCGGACTGGATTGGCTCCTCCGCCGCTGTGACCTCACGAGATGCTCGCTGAACTGCGACTGATTCACTTCCCTCTCTTAGTCTGGCTCTGGTTACTACTCGctggtactactactactcctctCCTGTTCGCCTGTCTCTTGTTTACTACCTTACCTTGTTTACCTTtcccaccactactactactacttacttccttctttctccctccctatCTTTCCCTATCTATATACCCTTATACTATCTACCCACACCCACCTATCTTTATCCCTTGCACTTGTGCCACTGGTCGCATGGTCTTACGTGGACCCCGTACCCGCGCGAATCGTCATGCCTACCGGATTGCCTTATTTGCAGAAACTGCGCAAGCCCCAACTTGCAGAATGGGCTGAGCTCACTGACCTCCAGGAGTAAGCAGCTCCCCATGTCCATAATGACTGGCGCTGCGCTGTGGGCGCgcgcgcacacacacacaccctctctctccctctctcttctaaCAAAGCAATAGCTATGAGGACCTCACCAAACCAGACCTCGCTGCCGCTCTGGACAGCCATCTCCAAGCCAATGAGTCCATCTTCAAAACCGACGCGCGTCTGGCCGATTACTACCGGCGACTGTCGCAATCCCCGCGCGTGTACTCCCCCACCAAGAGAGCCCCTAAGGTTGAAGTCTCTCCAACGCCGGATGAAGCTCCTCGATCTGTGCGCCGGAGACAGGTGAAGGCCAAGGTGGAGCGCGAGCCTACGTATGATACCCCGCGCACGATAACTCCTCACTGTCGCGACTGTTTTTTGGCCTCAATTCCGCTAACTTCCCACAGAGAAGAATCTGAGCCCCAGACCCCCGGACAGGTGGTGGGCGTGCAGCCGCCAACGATGTCATCGTTGGTGTCGGAGCTACCGCCCTCGCCGGCCGTGGTTACCGACGTGATTGATCGCCAGACAGCCGCGTGGGGCAAGTCCGTTAGCGAACTGTGGTCGGAAACGGGTGTGCACGAGCGTACCGAGTCGCTCCGCTCCAACCTTAGCAGCGTTAAGGCCTTTGGCACGTTGATATTATCGGTCGAAGCCCTGAACGTGTTGCGCGCTGTTGTGCCCTGGAATTACGTGGGCACTGTTCCTATGCCCCCGTGGACGCATCTCTCGGACTTGAAGATCGCCATTCCGGACATTTTCATTCTGGTCGAGGGGCATTTCTGGGCTGTCGTCTCGCTGTGGGCGTTGATTAGTGCGGCGCTGCCCTTTACTGTCGCGTACTTTTTCAATCTGAGCTTGCAGGCTGCGCAGGCTGGGTCGCAGGTTCGTCGCGGTCGCGCTGGTGTGCATGCGAGCTTCGATCCGCTGAGCTTCTATATTGCCAAGGCGGTTATCACGTATTTGGTCTACACGGAGCAGTTCACCTTCTGGGGTGCTTATCAGGGGTTGACGATTGATCGGTTGGAGGGGTCTGTTCCTTGGGGGTTGAATGGGGCGTTGGCGGGGAGTGCTATTGGAGTGATTGGGACTCTGTACGAGGCGATTCTGAGGAAGTGATGTATAgttggcagcggcagtggtgAGTGGACAGAGTACAGATGATGAGGGTTAGAGGTGTGATTGGGGTGTTTGACTGATTATTTTTGACTTTTGGCTTCGTTTTGGTCACTTCCATCTACGTTATCCTTGGTTGTTTTTCGGTCAGGGCGTATCAGCGGACTGGACTGCTGTTACTGCTATGCTTTGAGGGCGATGGGCGCTGTAGTATTGCTTGATATGTTTTAAGTCTAAATGTTAGGATGAATGAATACCAACATCTATACCGCCATCCACTAACCCAACAAACATATCCAACCTATCCAACCACATAAAATAGTctaagatgatgatgaacgtTTAAACCTCCCCGCCAACTCCACCGTAAACAACACCGCTCCCCCAGCACtaacctccacctcctccgcccgaATATGATTACTCGTACTAATCTGGCCCCCGATCTCCGTTTCCCAGGATTCCACATCCCACTGGAACCCCTTCGTCGTGATCCTCTCCGGTCCAGAGAGTGGAATAATGCCCACGTTTTCTTCCAGGAgatactcttcttcttcttctttcctttccccggAGGTAGTAGAGATAGCTAGATCAGCCCTCTTTACCCCAGGAGTACGAATCACATTCTTCCCCGGATGTAGGATAAACGTGATACTTTCTTCCGAGACGAGATATAATGCGCCCTCGTTCccatttccccttccttccttcataTTTCctccggaagaagaggaagaagaagaggaagacgggATGGTAGAGTTAGAATACAAATGATGTATCTGTGAGAATGCCTGATCGACGCGGCCGCCGAGACCGCCGAGGATTAGTATTGACAAGCTATCACTTTCTTTGTATTcttggggggtggtggatgatgatgatgatgatgaggataagATTTCGGCAGTGTTGGCGCGAATATACCGCAATGCTTTGGTGAAATCGGTGCTGTAGTCGTCGTGGTGGTAGATCACGTTTACCCCGTGCGACTCGTAGTGGGCTTTTAttgttgggtggatggagtcCAGGTCGCCGATTATGGTGGTGGGGTGCTGTTCCATACATATTAATATCGTgtagagagtgagagaggtATTGATGTTATGGGTGGAGAGAAGTAGTATAGTGTAGTACTATCTTCCTATACAAAGGATATTTGCATGCATATAGATAGCGTATATATAGCATATAtactaactagtatataGCATGGATATGAACATGGGTATGAAAgggtatatatacatacatctacatcctctctcccccgcGCTTTCATCATCTCGTAAAAGTGGTTGGCGCCACCGTCGGCGCAGACGGTTGTTAGTGCTATCTTTTATTCAGTATACGGTTTTCTGTATAGGGTTTTATATAGAGTGTATGGATATGGGGGCATACCATGCTGTTGTAGAACATCATATGCTCTCTCGTTGATTGGATGGTTGAGGATGAGCAGGGCGTAGGGACTCGAGGGAAGGCCTTCTTCCGTTCGGAAGAATTGGGTTGGGTCCCAGGTCATTAGCCTTGTAGTTGCCATGGATCGCTGGGTGGGAATATGAGTGAGTAGTTTTAATAGTAAGATATATGCAGATGAATAGATTTTACTAtgttagtagtaggtagtTATGTTACTAGGAAGTGGAAGATAAGATATGGTGGGGttgagagggaggggtgtgTTTTGGGTCCCGCGAAAATTTGGTAGAGTTCGGTGATAACAACTTTCCCCGTCCATAAGAGTGTCCTTGGGGTTCTGATGCTCACATAGTTTCTTGATTAatagattagatattaaatgGGCACGCgattactactacccctcAGTGATCTTCTATCATGGATGACTAAATACTTTCAGAGAGGGTATTGGTGGTGGCATATCATTCAGTCATAGCATCATCAACTACttacaagtagtagtatatgtgagaagaagattgaatataaatattccaTCAATACTCACACTCCTCCAACCTCATCATTATCTCCAAATGTCCATACTCTGCCGCCCACACAAACGGCGTCTTCATAAACGAATCCACCGAATGCGCATTTACCTCCTCGCGATCCAACAGCAACTCCACAATCCTCTTACTCCCGGCCTCTGCCGCATAAGACAGTGGTGATCGCGCCGTCTCATCACTCCACTCCgcatcaacatcctcatccgccaGCAACAACCGCACAATCGCCTCATTCCGATACTCTGCTGCATACGATAGTGCTGTTCGCCGGAAAATATCCACTTCATTTGGCCGGACATTCCTGTTCGCCAGCAAGATCTTCACTAATCCCTCGTCCTGCTTCTTAGCTGCCCACACCAGCGGCGTGAAGTAGAAGTAGTCCAGCATGTAGCTGTTGAAATCGCCCcgctccagcagcagcttgacAAGCCAGTGGTTCCCGTATTGGGCTGCGCATACTAAGGGGATCTTCCAGTTGTTGTTCTGCACGTTGACGTCTAGGTCTttcttggagaagagagccCGCGCGAGTTGTCGCGATGGACCTTGGTCTTTGGCCAGGATATGCAGGAGAGTGTCCCCGTTGGCTTCCCGCGTCATGAGCTGCTTGGAGGAGAGTCGGTGGATGAGCTCgggggcggagaagaggagcatGTATTGCTCGACTGGTCTGCAGAgaccgaagaggaggagcaggatctCCAGTGGGACTTGACTGGGGATGCTGACTGTGAAGCATTAGTTGATGTGCAGATGTATATCAACCATGTGGAGTCCTTACCAggtgccatcatcttctgtcCAGTATACATCTTGTCTTGTGTACTGTGTAACCTGGATATAGTCAAGATTATAGATCGGACTGCAGACCGGAGTAGACAATGAACTTCAGCAGACTCAATACATACCCTCCGGGGCCACCTTTCTTATCTACATGATTTCAGCTCACTACTCGGTATAACCAGATGACACTAAAATGAGGAgaatcatcccatccatgCAATTCAGCACTGGCAGCACCAACAGCGTATCGCGCCCCCCTCTGATTGGTCAATTCGGGGCGGACCAGCAGAACAGCCCAAACAGGCAAGAACATccctgcctgaggcatccaGCGTCAAATCGAGGTGGTGGAATTGGTttgcatctccatctccatctctcatccccgtccacctccatccactcccatcCGTCGGTTTCCCGCCCAATTCATGCCGCTCGCCTCGCGGTgatcccccctcctcttcctctcctctttatCATCACCTCCCTTAATTGTCAATCCCAACTTCCCCCCACTCTCACCCGCCATGTTTCGCTCCGCACCTCGAGCTATCCTCCGCGCACCGGCTGTCGCAGTCCGTGGCCCGGCTGCCAGACGATTGATAAGCACCAACACACCCGCCGACTCCAAGCCGAGGAGTTGGAAGAACACCGCTGCCCGCTTGGGTCTGGCCATTGGCGCtgtctactactacaacacGAGCCCCTACTTCGCTCAAACCCCGTCCTGTACGTTGTTGCCGTTGCCCGTTGCCGCTGGGTTTTTTCCCACCGCATGCATGGCGGTTCGCCGTCATGCCTCGGAAGGACGAAAGAAATCCATCACatcacccaccccctcccatcAGGCCAGTTCAGCTAGCTAATGATGcagtctctcttctctcgcaATCTAACTCCGATTCCGCCGAGGCCGAATCTTCTCTCACCATCGACTCCATCAAGCCCAAGATCCGCgaacagaagcagaagaagcctgCTCCCGCTCCCACTCCTGCTGCCCCCGAAGTCCCTCAAGATGATGCGCAACAACCCTCCCCCGAAGCTGCTTCGATGAAGTCCCCCGAGGAGCTCGAGGCCGAGGCCGGCCAGGAAGGCGCCTTCAACCCCGAGACCGGCGAGATCAACTGGGACTGCCCTTGTCTGGGCGGTATGGCTCACGGACCTTGCGGTGAGGAGTTCAAGGCTGCTTTTAGCTGCTTCGTGTACTCCTCTGAGGAGCCTAAGGGTATTGACTGCATTGAGAAGTTCAAGTACGTATAACTCATCTCCGAACCATAAGCATGGAATGCATTACTAATGCGGGGAACCACTACTCAACAGGGGCATGCAAGACTGCTTCAGACTACACCCCGACGTGTACGGCGCTGAACtcgaagatgacgaggaggctgctgctgccgccgttGCCGCTCCCACTCCCGAGGCCGGTGACGAGCAGCCCGTGACGGCCGCTCAGATCGAAGCTGCCTCTCACCCCGAGGAGAAGCGCGCCCATGCACAGGAGATCAACGCCCAGACGAAACAGGAACTCGCCGAGAAGGGTGAGCTGGCTGAGGCGGAGACCTT
It contains:
- the MIA40 gene encoding coiled-coil-helix-coiled-coil-helix domain-containing protein (BUSCO:EOG092651BA;~COG:O;~EggNog:ENOG410PQPT;~InterPro:IPR010625,IPR039289;~PFAM:PF06747;~go_function: GO:0015035 - protein disulfide oxidoreductase activity [Evidence IEA];~go_process: GO:0045041 - protein import into mitochondrial intermembrane space [Evidence IEA]) → MFRSAPRAILRAPAVAVRGPAARRLISTNTPADSKPRSWKNTAARLGLAIGAVYYYNTSPYFAQTPSFSLLSQSNSDSAEAESSLTIDSIKPKIREQKQKKPAPAPTPAAPEVPQDDAQQPSPEAASMKSPEELEAEAGQEGAFNPETGEINWDCPCLGGMAHGPCGEEFKAAFSCFVYSSEEPKGIDCIEKFKGMQDCFRLHPDVYGAELEDDEEAAAAAVAAPTPEAGDEQPVTAAQIEAASHPEEKRAHAQEINAQTKQELAEKGELAEAETLVPKAAHDAVPQTEK
- a CDS encoding thiamine diphosphokinase (COG:H;~EggNog:ENOG410PMIX;~InterPro:IPR016966,IPR036759,IPR007373,IPR036371, IPR007371;~PFAM:PF04263,PF04265;~go_function: GO:0004788 - thiamine diphosphokinase activity [Evidence IEA];~go_function: GO:0005524 - ATP binding [Evidence IEA];~go_function: GO:0030975 - thiamine binding [Evidence IEA];~go_process: GO:0009229 - thiamine diphosphate biosynthetic process [Evidence IEA]), producing the protein MATTRLMTWDPTQFFRTEEGLPSSPYALLILNHPINERAYDVLQQHALTTVCADGGANHFYEMMKARGREDVDHPTTIIGDLDSIHPTIKAHYESHGVNVIYHHDDYSTDFTKALRYIRANTAEILSSSSSSSSTTPQEYKESDSLSILILGGLGGRVDQAFSQIHHLYSNSTIPSSSSSSSSSGGNMKEGRGNGNEGALYLVSEESITFILHPGKNVIRTPGVKRADLAISTTSGERKEEEEEYLLEENVGIIPLSGPERITTKGFQWDVESWETEIGGQISTSNHIRAEEVEVSAGGAVLFTVELAGRFKRSSSS
- a CDS encoding putative mitochondrial carrier protein (COG:C;~EggNog:ENOG410PHPK;~InterPro:IPR018108,IPR023395;~PFAM:PF00153;~TransMembrane:2 (i130-152o168-186i)) produces the protein MSLTSRVLGLFTTTETPSTDPPSPASASQFPNVAPATSDHVFHSAGPISASSDHNAQKATSLADEEEPRPPYLHAMLAGGTGGTCGDMLMHSLDTVKTRQQGDPHFPPKYTSMTSSYATIYRQEGFFRGLYGGVTPALFGSFPGTVIFFGVYEFTKRKMIDSGINPNIAYLSGGFFADLAASIVYVPSEVLKTRLQLQGRYNNPHFNSGYNYRSTTDALRTIVRQEGFSALFYGYRATIYRDLPFSALQFAFYEQEQRLAKEWVGSRDIGLPLEIMTAVTAGGMAGVMTCPMDVVKTRIQTQQNPESLSSTKSAGEPASTKESPRQHTSSHTTSTLRTHSRPISTSGASTSVAPPGAPRLDTSSFFTGLKMIYQTEGIAGWFRGVGPRGVWTSIQSGTMLVMYQYLLKKLEAYQGVDDLSPL
- a CDS encoding ankyrin repeat domain-containing protein (COG:M;~EggNog:ENOG410PJJV;~InterPro:IPR002110,IPR036770,IPR020683;~PFAM:PF12796,PF00023,PF13637;~go_function: GO:0005515 - protein binding [Evidence IEA]) — encoded protein: MYTGQKMMAPVSIPSQVPLEILLLLFGLCRPVEQYMLLFSAPELIHRLSSKQLMTREANGDTLLHILAKDQGPSRQLARALFSKKDLDVNVQNNNWKIPLVCAAQYGNHWLVKLLLERGDFNSYMLDYFYFTPLVWAAKKQDEGLVKILLANRNVRPNEVDIFRRTALSYAAEYRNEAIVRLLLADEDVDAEWSDETARSPLSYAAEAGSKRIVELLLDREEVNAHSVDSFMKTPFVWAAEYGHLEIMMRLEECEY
- a CDS encoding uncharacterized protein (COG:S;~EggNog:ENOG410PGKI;~InterPro:IPR005344;~PFAM:PF03661;~TransMembrane:3 (i24-50o56-74i194-219o);~go_component: GO:0016021 - integral component of membrane [Evidence IEA]), which translates into the protein MAPAPPANLPLPERLKALAQTLQFAWFAGHVTLLLSVFRYVLSYITFNYYSSSAQVAYRLAFVSAAATYGIVVYKGHIARGRLQGSVPNIALKLAGDENVQYLGMALVWLYSRQIPLALLPFSVYSIFHVATYTRAHLIPTIQGPAPGAPASPASPSGPKPAARPSPLADTIGRFVKQYYDASMHLVAQLEMSLLFRLAVGILTFSKGSFVLFFFYLAFFRARYSQSSFVQQAVRHFIARVDASVSHQSTPPAVRQGWESFKAAVGQAYEATDLNRMSSGAAKKPQ
- a CDS encoding uncharacterized protein (COG:S;~EggNog:ENOG410PNJA;~InterPro:IPR038872;~TransMembrane:3 (o232-255i276-295o319-340i)) produces the protein MPTGLPYLQKLRKPQLAEWAELTDLQDYEDLTKPDLAAALDSHLQANESIFKTDARLADYYRRLSQSPRVYSPTKRAPKVEVSPTPDEAPRSVRRRQVKAKVEREPTEESEPQTPGQVVGVQPPTMSSLVSELPPSPAVVTDVIDRQTAAWGKSVSELWSETGVHERTESLRSNLSSVKAFGTLILSVEALNVLRAVVPWNYVGTVPMPPWTHLSDLKIAIPDIFILVEGHFWAVVSLWALISAALPFTVAYFFNLSLQAAQAGSQVRRGRAGVHASFDPLSFYIAKAVITYLVYTEQFTFWGAYQGLTIDRLEGSVPWGLNGALAGSAIGVIGTLYEAILRK